The genomic segment TAGAAAGAACGCACCCGGGCATAACAAAATACGAAAAAGATCATGATGGGAATATAATTCTTGATTTGGAATAAATCATTGGCTATATTAGTTAATTAATAGTTTTCTTATCATCTTGCCGGGCAAAGTTTCAACTGCCCTTAAAGCTCCTTCAGGACAAACCTCAACACAGCAGTAACATCTGATACATTTTTCATAATCAAAAGATATTTTTTCTTTGTCATGCGAAATAGATGCAGCAGGACAGTATTTCCAACATTCGCCGCATAACCTGCACAAGCTGCTATCAGCTAATGGCCTTTGGATAAAATGCCTTCGCATCGTTTTTTGAACAAATCCGGGCCCAATAATCAGCGGATTGCGGGACGGAAAAACAAAATTGTTTATCGGCTTAAACTCACCTGTAATACTAATATCATTTTCGGCAAGCCCCAAATCTTTCGCAATTTGATTTGTGGGAAGAATATCAGGATCAATGCCAAGCATTTTACATATCGATATATCCACGCTAAATGCGCTTTTGCCGCCGATAAGCATACCTATATAGCGCGGAGTACCGCCTTTGCCAGGCCCCTGCCCTTCCATTCCCAGTATGCCATCAACAATTGTTGCCTGCGGGCCGACCGCTTTGTGTATACGCACAAGAAGAGTTGCAAACATATCCCTGTCGATCCCACTTCTTAAATGCCATTCCGATTTTTTCATCCCCACTATACATCCGAATAGATTTTTAACACCAAGTGTAAGTAACATCTGAGCATGGGCTTTAAGTTTTGCAATATTAATAATATATTCGGCTTCCATTGCATCTTTTGAAATATCTATAAAGCCGAAAGGCTCTCCGATATCAACCTTTACCGATGTTTTAAAAGCCTTAAACTCTATATCAAGTCCTTCAAAAGCTCTTTTATACCCACCGTCTTTCAATATCTTATCAAACAGGCCTACAGCAGGGCTGTCCGATATCTGCACCCTTGCTCCTTTTCCAAGAATGTACTCTGCTGCAGCTTTTACTACTAAAGGATGAGTGATAATTGCCGTTTCAGGTTTTGCAGAAGAAAGCATATTCGGTTTTATAAGAACTTTCATGCCTTTTACTATTGATACCCCGCATATCGAATCAAGCATATCAAAAACAACGGGCTTTAATATATCATAATCATATTCAGCTTTCCTGAAAATGACTTTGTTCATAGTACAATCCTTCCAAAGAAAAATGTCTTCTATTCTTGCTAAATATATCTTTATTTAATATAGTTTATATATACAAACCTTATAGCGCAAACTTTTTAATCAATTTATTATAATGAAAAAAACTATCCCTAATAAAATTTCAACACACGGATATTATTATGTTGTTATAGCAGCAATTTTATGGGCCATTTCAGGCTCATCATCCAAATATTTGTTCAATTCGGGGATATCTCCTTTTCAGCTTGTTCAACTTCGCATAACAATCTCAGCAGGATTTCTTTTTATTGTACTTTTCATCTGGCGTCGCAAC from the Pseudomonadota bacterium genome contains:
- a CDS encoding DUF362 domain-containing protein, with the translated sequence MNKVIFRKAEYDYDILKPVVFDMLDSICGVSIVKGMKVLIKPNMLSSAKPETAIITHPLVVKAAAEYILGKGARVQISDSPAVGLFDKILKDGGYKRAFEGLDIEFKAFKTSVKVDIGEPFGFIDISKDAMEAEYIINIAKLKAHAQMLLTLGVKNLFGCIVGMKKSEWHLRSGIDRDMFATLLVRIHKAVGPQATIVDGILGMEGQGPGKGGTPRYIGMLIGGKSAFSVDISICKMLGIDPDILPTNQIAKDLGLAENDISITGEFKPINNFVFPSRNPLIIGPGFVQKTMRRHFIQRPLADSSLCRLCGECWKYCPAASISHDKEKISFDYEKCIRCYCCVEVCPEGALRAVETLPGKMIRKLLIN